In one Sphingobium indicum B90A genomic region, the following are encoded:
- the topA gene encoding type I DNA topoisomerase — protein MQLVIVESPAKAKTIEKYLGGDFHVLASYGHIRDLPPKDGSVDPDNGFAMSWENYGDKGKQLKAIADEAKKATRLILATDPDREGEAISWHVQEVLRAKKALPQKVDRVTFNAITKQAVTEAMAQPRALDEDLIDAYRARRALDYLVGFTLSPVLWRKLPGAKSAGRVQSVALRLVVEREREIESFVPQEYWSVAAEMEQAGQGFTARLVKWRGEKIERLTIGREGDSMAAKADVEAGRFTVEKVETKPVSRNPPPPFTTSTLQQEAARKLGFSASHTMRIAQQLYEDGAITYMRTDGVQMDGSAISAARKAIAERYDGGYLPEKPRQYQTKAKNAQEAHEAIRPTEFYRDKVGSGDHGRLYDLIFKRALASQMASARLERTTVDLVDGTGQHGLRATGQVVIFPGFLALYEEGRDDPERGSGKHASADGEDDDSKLLPRMAAGDAPAKRKVTAEQHFTQPPPRYSEASLVKKLEELGIGRPSTYASTLQVLKDRDYVRIEKNRFFAEESGRLVTAFLERFFERYVSYDFTAGLEEELDDISGGRAQWQAVLEAFWRDFKPKTAEVMEQKPSDITAELDKFLEPMLFPPKADGSNPRACPMCGDGQLSLRGGRFGAFIACSNYPECKYTRKFGQPGGKDGAEDSGPEVLGKHPETGQDIVRKSGRFGPYIEMGEGKEAKRGSIPKDLPDGELTLDWAVKLLSLPREIGPHPETGKPIVANIGRFGPYLLHDGKYGRLSSTAEIFEVGMNSAVAKLADAANRGGRGASSREPLKVLGKHPRTEAEIKLMAGRYGPYVTDGTTNATLPKTIEQDALTLEEAAQLIDARAAAAPAKKGKKAAAKKGAAKKPAAKKAPAKKKVAAE, from the coding sequence ATGCAGCTTGTCATCGTTGAATCGCCGGCCAAGGCGAAGACCATCGAAAAATATCTGGGCGGCGATTTCCATGTGCTGGCCAGCTATGGGCATATTCGCGACCTGCCGCCCAAGGACGGGTCGGTGGACCCCGACAACGGCTTTGCCATGAGTTGGGAAAATTATGGCGACAAGGGCAAGCAGCTAAAGGCCATTGCCGACGAAGCCAAGAAGGCGACCCGGCTGATCCTGGCGACCGACCCCGATCGCGAGGGGGAGGCGATAAGCTGGCATGTGCAGGAGGTGCTGCGCGCCAAGAAGGCCTTGCCGCAGAAGGTCGACCGCGTGACCTTCAACGCGATCACCAAGCAGGCGGTGACGGAGGCGATGGCGCAGCCGCGCGCGCTGGACGAGGATCTGATCGACGCCTACCGGGCGCGGCGGGCGCTGGATTATCTGGTCGGCTTCACGCTGTCGCCGGTGTTGTGGCGCAAGCTGCCGGGCGCCAAGTCGGCGGGGCGGGTGCAGTCGGTGGCGCTGCGGCTGGTGGTCGAGCGGGAGCGCGAGATCGAGAGTTTCGTGCCGCAGGAATATTGGTCGGTCGCGGCGGAAATGGAGCAGGCGGGGCAGGGTTTCACCGCCCGGCTGGTCAAGTGGCGCGGCGAGAAGATCGAGCGGCTGACCATCGGCCGGGAAGGCGACTCCATGGCCGCGAAGGCGGACGTGGAGGCGGGGCGCTTCACCGTCGAGAAGGTCGAGACCAAGCCGGTTTCGCGCAATCCTCCGCCGCCCTTCACGACTTCGACGCTTCAGCAGGAGGCGGCGCGCAAGCTGGGCTTTTCCGCCAGCCATACGATGCGGATCGCGCAGCAGCTTTATGAGGATGGCGCGATCACCTATATGCGTACCGATGGCGTGCAGATGGACGGCAGCGCCATCTCGGCAGCGCGCAAGGCGATAGCGGAGCGTTATGACGGGGGCTATCTGCCTGAAAAGCCGCGCCAATATCAGACCAAGGCGAAGAATGCGCAGGAAGCGCACGAAGCGATCCGCCCGACCGAATTTTACCGGGACAAGGTGGGATCGGGCGACCATGGGCGGCTGTACGACCTGATCTTCAAGCGGGCGCTGGCGAGCCAGATGGCGTCGGCGCGGCTGGAACGGACGACGGTCGATCTGGTGGACGGGACCGGGCAGCATGGGCTGCGCGCCACGGGCCAGGTGGTGATCTTTCCGGGGTTCCTGGCGCTTTATGAGGAAGGCCGGGACGATCCTGAGCGCGGCTCCGGCAAACATGCCTCCGCCGATGGCGAGGACGACGACAGCAAGCTGTTGCCGCGCATGGCGGCGGGCGATGCCCCGGCGAAGCGGAAGGTGACGGCGGAGCAGCATTTCACCCAGCCGCCGCCGCGCTATTCCGAAGCGTCGCTGGTCAAGAAGCTGGAGGAATTGGGAATCGGGCGGCCCTCCACCTATGCATCGACCTTGCAGGTGCTCAAGGACCGCGACTATGTGCGGATCGAGAAGAACCGCTTTTTCGCGGAGGAGAGCGGACGGCTGGTGACGGCTTTCCTGGAGCGTTTCTTCGAACGTTATGTGTCCTACGACTTCACGGCGGGGCTGGAGGAGGAGCTGGACGATATTTCCGGCGGGCGTGCCCAGTGGCAGGCGGTGCTGGAAGCCTTCTGGCGCGATTTCAAGCCCAAGACCGCCGAGGTGATGGAGCAGAAGCCGTCGGACATCACGGCGGAACTGGACAAGTTTCTGGAGCCGATGCTGTTTCCGCCCAAGGCGGACGGGTCCAACCCCCGCGCCTGCCCGATGTGCGGTGACGGGCAATTGTCGCTGCGCGGCGGGCGGTTCGGGGCGTTCATCGCCTGTTCCAACTATCCCGAATGCAAATATACGCGCAAGTTCGGGCAGCCGGGCGGCAAGGACGGGGCCGAGGATAGCGGGCCGGAAGTGCTGGGCAAGCATCCTGAGACCGGGCAGGATATCGTCCGGAAATCCGGGCGGTTCGGCCCCTATATCGAGATGGGAGAGGGCAAGGAGGCCAAGCGCGGGTCCATTCCCAAGGATTTGCCCGATGGCGAATTGACGCTGGACTGGGCGGTGAAGCTGCTGAGCCTGCCCCGCGAGATCGGACCGCATCCGGAGACGGGCAAGCCCATCGTGGCGAATATCGGGCGGTTCGGGCCTTATCTGCTGCATGACGGCAAATATGGGCGGCTTTCCTCCACCGCCGAGATTTTCGAGGTGGGGATGAACAGCGCCGTCGCGAAGCTGGCGGACGCGGCGAACAGGGGCGGGCGCGGGGCTTCATCGCGGGAGCCGCTGAAGGTGCTGGGCAAGCATCCGCGCACAGAGGCCGAGATCAAGCTGATGGCGGGGCGTTATGGACCTTATGTGACTGACGGCACGACCAACGCGACCCTGCCCAAGACGATCGAGCAGGACGCCCTGACGCTGGAGGAAGCGGCGCAGTTGATCGATGCGCGGGCTGCGGCGGCGCCTGCGAAAAAGGGGAAGAAGGCGGCGGCCAAAAAGGGTGCGGCGAAGAAGCCCGCTGCGAAGAAGGCGCCTGCGAAGAAGAAGGTGGCGGCGGAGTAA